The nucleotide sequence TGCCCGTATAACACGTCTTGTATTATTCGGATGTATGGATGCGGCAGCTGCCGGGTCCATTTGCACAAGTTTTGCATGCATCGCTTCAGGACCTAATATTTCGAGTTCTTTATAATAGTTTTCACGTGCGGCTTCATCAACTTCCTGTTTCGCAAATTGAAAATCATACAGGACAGATTGTACATATAGCCCCGTTCCGCCAACAATAATCGGCATTTTACCTCGTGCTTGGATTTCTTCAATTTTTCCGCGAACAAGCTTCTGATATTCTGCAACCGAAAACCCTTCCGTCGGTTCTTTAATATCGAGCAAGTGATGCGGAACACCTTCCATTTCGGCTTCTGTAATTTTGGCCGTTCCAATATCCATATGACGATAGATCTGCATGGAATCTCCGTTTATTATTTCACCGTCAATCTCTTTTGCCAAGCGGATACTTAGCGCTGTTTTTCCTGATGCTGTAGGACCGATAATGGCCACGACATCGATTTTATTATTCATCTTTTAACCACCGTACAATTATTTCACTTACTTGTTCTTTCTTTTTTTCATTTAGAATTTCATGGCGCATCCCTTCAAATATATGAACCTTCACATGTTCTACACCGGCACGTGCAAGCAGTTTCCCTACTCGAAACGCTCCTTCTGCCTCTGGTCCGGCGATCGGATCATACGTCCCGTTTGCAACGAGTATTTTTAAATCAGAGCGGATGCGCGCATTTGCATGTTCATCCTCCATCTTAAGCATGCCTCCCGTTAAATCAACGAAAAATTGATTCGTCGGGATCACACCGCAAAATGGATCATCGATATATTTTTGTACTTCTTCTTCATCGGTAGTAAGCCAGTCAAAATTTGTTTTCGCATCCTTAATTTTTCGGTTAAAACTGCTAAAACTAAGATCATTCATGAGATCACTTTGAATTTGTGCTCCCTGCATGTTTACCAGCTGCTTCGCGATAATATGCCCTGCCTTATGAAGCATTGTCGGTGATCCCGTCCCCGATAAAATTAGCCTTTCAATTTTATCGCTATGCTGTTGAATAAAGCGGCGTGCTATAAAGGATCCCATACTGTGACCGAATAATATAGGCCGTTCCGTTGTTTCTTTCTTTAAAAAGGAGAGCACTTCCACAACATCATCAACAACAAGTTCAAAACCATTTTCAGGTCCGAAATAGCCAAACATACCGTTTTTTTGCGCTGTAAAACCATGACCGCGATGATCATGTGCTGTTACAAAATACCCTTCATCACATAGCTTTTCCGCGAAATTTTCATAACGCCCACTATGTTCCGACATCCCGTGTAAAATATGAATATGTCCAATACGCTTTTTACTCGGTGCATAAGTACGGACGAAAATATTATGCCCGTCTGACATTGTGACAAAAAATGACCGTTGCTCCATAAAACCATCCCCTTTTTATCCCGCATTAACGGGTAGTAATTTATCTGCCTCGAAAATGTAGTGGCAGAGGCAAGACTACCCGTAAAAGCCCGATTGGTTCGGGCCAACACGATGTTGGTCACACAAGCGTTGTCACAAGACGTGACGGTTTTAGCTTGTGTTCCTTCTAATCAGTGGGAGTGAAGAGATCCCCCACTGATTGAACTTTCACTTTATGAATTACATAACGCGTTTAAACATTTTTTCCACTTCATATGACGTAAAATGAATTAGTACAGGTCTTCCATGCGGACATGTAAACGGATTGTCAGCATTTCGTAAATCATTGATCAGTCTTTCCATCTGTTCTTTATTTAAATAATGATTCGCTTTTATCGACTTTTTGCAGCTCATCATAATCGCCGCATCTTCACGTAATTTTTTTATATCGGTTTTCCGTGCACTTAACACTTGTTCGATCAATTCCTCGATAATTTCCTGTTCCTCGCCTTTCGGGAACCAAGTCGGGTATTCCCGTACAACAAATGAAGAAAGTCCGAATTCTTCCAGGAAAACCCCTACTTCTTCAAGTGCCTCCTTCGATTCTTTTAGACGCAATGCCTCATCTGCCGCATAATGGAATGTTAATGGCATGAGGAGTGTCTGACGTTCGTTTGCATTTACTTCTCCGACTTTATCACGGAAATATTCATACTTGATCCGTTCTTGTGCTGCATGTTGGTCAATTAAATAAAATCCGTCTTCCATTTGGGCTATAATATACGTCCCGTGAATCTGACCGACAATTTCAACTTGCGGGAAATGCCGTTTTGATTCGGCTTCTTCCTTTGGTGTTACTTCCGCATAGATTTCCTCTTCGAAAGTTGGAAATTCATCGAAATCGGACCGATTATTCTGTTCACTGCTTTCCGGTACAGGGGAAGCCGTGTGCACGACCGGCTGTTGCTTAGCAGGTACAGGCGCATACGGCTCTTTTACAACAGAAGCTTCACTTGATAATCGCTCAACGATTGTCGATAATTTTTCTTCATTGAATGTAGGCTGTGTTGAAGGTGCCGGTGCAGGATTCCAAATATTCATCTGTTCAGTCGGCGTTCGAATTGGCTTCTCCTTTTTTTCAGCGAGCGGAATGCGGATAACATCCCGGATCGCAGCACGGATTGTATCTTCAATAAGCTTCAACAGTTCCGGCTCTTTACTTAAGCGTACTTGATGCTTCGCCGGATGGACATTGACATCGGTTAATTGAGGATCTCCCTCAACATACAAAAGTACGATGGGAAAACGCTCAATTGGTAAATACGTATGGTATGCATCTGTAATTGCCTTCTGAATCACGAAATGTTTGACCCAGCGTCCATTGACGAAAAGTGAAATATAGTTTTTTGAAGCACGCGTCACCTCAGGCAAGCTTGCAAAACCATGAATTTTATAATCTTGATTTTGACCTTCAAACGGCAGCATTTTCTTCGCATTATGTGCACCGTATATGGCTGCCAATACTTGCTGAACTTGGCCGCGCCCATTTGTTTGCAATAATGTTTGCCCATTATGCACAAGTTTAACCGCAATCGATGGATAGCCAAGTGCAATCCGGTTAACAAAATCGATTGTATGACCAAGCTCGGTCTGAATCGTTTTTAAATATTTCAGGCGTGCCGGTGTATTAAAGAACAGCTGTGCGACGGTAATATCTGTCCCCCTGCGCAGTGCGGTCGGCTGATGCTCCTTCAAATGACCGCCTTCCATATATAAATGCACACCTCCATTCCCGTCCGATGTGCGTAATGTTAACTTGGAAACCGAAGCAATCGATGCCAATGCTTCACCGCGGAAACCAAGTGTCCGAATGCGGAACAGATCCTGTTCTTTTTCTATTTTTGATGTGGCATGGCGCGAAAAGGATTTAAGCGCGTCTTCCTCGTCCATACCACTTCCGTTATCAATGACTTGTATCGAATGAAGGCCAGCTTCTTCCAGGAAAATTTCGATTGACGTACTGCCCGCATCAATTGCATTTTCTACTAGTTCTTTTACAACAGATGAAGGGCGTTCGACTACTTCACCGGCTGCAATTTTATTCGATAGCCACTCATCCATGATTTGAATTTTTCCCAAAGCCGTTCCCTCCTTTATTGATTACCTAATAATTTTTGTTGCAGTTCATGCAATAATGTCATCGCCTGCATCGGCGTTGTACCCATTACATTCAGCTTTTTCAATGCATCGAGCACTTCTTGTTGTTCCGGTGCGATTGATGGTTCTTCCTCTATTGAAAACAATGAAAGCTGCAAATCGTTCTCCGCCACTTGTTCTGCTAAAGGCGGACTTTGTGGTTGTTCTTGTTCAGAAATAGCTTGTGGCTTCTCGGAATTCGTTGCTTCAAATTGCTCCAGCAACAGACGGGCACGCTGTAAAATCGATTCCGGCATTTCCGCAAGTTCCGCCACATGAACGCCGTAACTTTTGTCTGCGGCACCTTTTTTCACTTTATGCAAAAATACAACGCGGCCGTCTTGCTCGGTTGCACTGACATGGACATTTTGCAGACGTGCCAGCTCGTTTTCCAGATCCGTCAGTTCATGATAGTGTGTTGAAAATAATGTGTTTGCTCCGATTTCATCGTGAATATATTCCATCATTGCCTGTGCTAGACTCATCCCGTCATATGTTGAAGTACCGCGTCCGATTTCATCGAATAACAGCAAACTGTTTTTAGTTGCATGTGTAATGGCATGCTGTGATTCAAGCATTTCCACCATAAATGTCGATTGACCTGCCGCTAAGTCATCGGCTGCACCGATTCGCGTGAAAATCTGGTCGGTAATCGGTAGGATCGCTTCATCAGCCGGTACATAACATCCCATTTGCGCCAAAACGACAATTAATGCAACTTGGCGCATATACGTACTTTTACCCGACATGTTCGGACCGGTAATCAGCATCATATTTTTATCATCTGTCAGCACACAATCATTCGGGACATAGCTTTGTTTATTGAGCATTTTTTCAACGACCGGGTGTCTTCCTTCAATAATTTTCAAAGCACGCCCTTCATGAAATACCGGCTTTGTAAAACGGTATTTATCCGTAACCGTCGCAAAGCTCATCAGAACATCAAGCTCACTGATTTCGGCAGCCAATGCCTGAACACGGGGTATATACCCTTTTAACTGTTCACGCAATGCTACAAATAAGTCATATTCCAATGCAAGGCTCTGCTCTTCAGCATTCAAAATCAGTGCTTCTTTTTCTTTTAATTCTTCCGTAATAAAACGCTCGGCATTCGCCAAAGTTTGTTTACGTTCAAACCGTGCCAGATCCGTATTATTCAAATGGGATTTTGTAATTTCGATATAGTAGCCAAACACGCGGTTATAGCCGATTTTTAAATTTTTGATTCCTGTCAGTTCACGTTCTTTCTGCTCAAGCTGGGCAATCCAGTCTTTTCCGTTTCGGGATGCATCTCGATATTCATCCAGCTGTGCATTGTAGCCATCGCGAATAACGTCGCCTTCTTTGATTGAAATTGGCGGATGGTCGGTAATCGCTTCTGCCAGCAACTGTTCAATATCGGCACATATATCAAGCTTTTGACCAAGCGCCATACATTTTTCCAATCCGCTGTTAACAAGCTTTTGCTGAATCTCGGGTACTTGTCGTAATGATTCGCGAAGCTGTGCCAGATCGCGTCCCCCAACGGAACCAAATGCTACACGTCCTGCCAGACGCTCTAAATCATATACATTTTTCAGCAGTGTCGTTAATTCATCGCGTAAGAAGAAGTCTTCCAGTAATTCCGTAACAATCGCCTGTCTTGCTTCAATGGCATTTTTCTTTGCGAGCGGCTGGTGCATCCACTGTTTCAGTTTTCGGCCACCCATAGCTGTTACCGTTTCATCCAAAAGCCAAAGTAATGTACCTTTCGAATCCCCGCCGCGTATCGATTGGATCAACTCCAAATTACGTTTGGAATTTGTATCGATACGGAGGAAATTATCAGCTTCAGTATAGGCAAACGGCTGAATATGCGATAATGAACGCATTTGAGTACGTTCCACATATTGTAGTAGTCGCTTTGCCACACCTTGCAGCTGAACCGGCAAATGCGCAACATACTGACCTGCCTTTAACGGATCCATTTCTTCTGTTTCAAGCGAAAGGACGATACCTCCTGCTTCTGCATAATCGGCAAGCAGTAACTGCAGCTGTTCCGTCACTATAAGTTCTTTTATCGCATATGCTTGTACTTGCTGAATTAATTGTTTCGCACTTCCTTCAATTACCGAACAATTTGCTTCCCCTGTTGAAACGTCCAAATAGGCAAATACAATTTCATCATCTTCATTACTTTCTGCAGCAGCTATAAAATGATTCGATTTTCCATCAAGTGCTTTTCCCTCTGTAATCGTTCCCGGTGTAATTACTTGTACGACTTCACGTTTCACAACACCTTTTGCATGCTTTGGATCTTCCGTCTGTTCGCATACTGCCACTTTAAAACCTTTTGCGACAAGTGTTTCGATATAGCCCTGCGCAGAGTGATGCGGTACCCCACACATCGGGATCGGATTATCGGTATTGCCGGCACGCGCTGTTAATGTAATTTCCAGCAGCTGTGATGCTTTAATGGCATCATCAAAAAACAGTTCATAAAAATCGCCTAAACGGTAAAATAAAAAAGCATCTTTGTAATCTTGCTTTACGAGCAAATATTGTTGCATCATCGGTGTATATGTAGTCATGTTTATTTCCCTCACTTGCTAAAACTTGTACAAGTATTATACCATTTGACTCGCATTTTGCCTTGCAAACACAAAGAAAAGGAATTGTCTGAAAGTAATCTTCAAACAATTCCTATCTGTTTACGATAGAGTTTTACAATTTTTTCACGACTAAACATTTGCTGTCAGAAGATAGACACTTTTACGAAAATGATGAGGAATCATAATCTTTGCCAAAATCTTTGCCGCCAGAGTCGGACGAGGATGACGACGAGGATGAGGATGAAGAACTGCTGGATGGTTGTTGTGAACTTTCTTCAAACGACCATTCATCTTCGTAATCTAGCGGGTGTACATTAATGACAACTGTCGTTTCCCCAATAATTTCCACTAAAAATTCACGCTCAACCGTCACTTGAATTTTGTCGCCTTGCTTTGTAATAATTGCCTCAATACAATTCGGCGCTTGTAAAACACGGACTTTTACATCATTTGAATCGACTTCATCTCCATCGCGGAATGACAGTTTGACACGATCCTTATAGGAAATTGTCTCTGTATGCACTGCCGTTTTTGAATGATTGTTATATGCGTACCACACATTCACATCGAACTTCCCTGTCACCTCAACAAATTTACCATTACGTTTCGCTTGGTATTGATGATTAATTACCCAGCAACCTAATATGCTCGTTGGCGCATTCGGTGGACAGAGCGTTTCAACACATTCGGTACGCTTCTTCCCTTTTGCAATAACTGCTTTCGTCACAATTTGACGTAAACGCTTCACCGAACATCTCTCCTTTCTTCAACTGCTCGACTTATTGTATGCGGCAGGTGCCTAAAGGGTGAAATGAGTTTTTAGAAAAGAAAAAACTACTACAATCCTTTATTGTAGTAGTGCTATTCCTATTGCTTCGCTCAAATGTTGCTCAGTACTGTCGTATCCGTATGCGGGATATGGCCTACATAGTGCTTTGTTGTTTAGCCCATATTTTTATTTCACTGAGAGTTTCATTTGCTGAAAGAAATTTTTATTTCGTTATCCAGTAGTTCATTTATTTGTTTAATTGGCATCGGTTTATAATAATAATACCCTTGCCCGACCTGACAGCCTAATCGCTTCAGCTCAAGATGCTGTTCTTCTGTTTCGATCCCTTCTGCAACCGACACCATGTTCAAGTTATCCGAAAGTTGAATGATGGTTTTTATGACAGCATTCATCCGCGGATTCGCTAAATCATCAACAAAACTTTTATCGATTTTAATTTCTTTAAACGGCAGTTCCTGCAAGTAACTGAGTGATGAATAACCAACACCAAAATCATCAATCGACGTTTCAATACCAAGTTGCTGCAGCTCATCGATTATTTTTTTGGCTCTTAAGACATCTTCCAGCTCGACACTTTCGGTTATTTCAAATTTTATAAATTTCGGATCTATTTTATAGCTTTCTATAAGGGCTATGGAACTTTCCACAAATGCCGGATTATAAAAATGACTCGGTGAAATATTAATCGATACTTGGTACAATTTCAATCCTGCATCGTGACGTTGTTTTTGCCATTGAAGTACCTTTTTAAAAATTTCGAGATCAACTTTATAAATATTGCCGGTATTTTCTGCGACCGGAATAAATAACGTTGGTGAGACGAAACCTAAGTCCGCTGAATTCCAGCGTGCCAGCGCCTCAAAACTTTCGATTTCTCCAGTCATCAAGTTTACTTTCGGCTGGAGCATCGGGAAAAATTCACTATTTTTTAAACCGCGCGTAAAATGGGCCAGTACATTCATCTCTTGTTCGACTGACTCAATTAAACCCATATTAAAGTTTTTAATAACAGTGCCCGTTACTTTAAGGGCACTTGATAACGCATTATCCGCCTGGCGGACTGCTTCTATGTAGTTGATACTGGAACTAAAAGATGAAGTTCCTATTTTTAATGTTAAATACACTTCTTTTCCATCAATATAATATGGTTCAGATAAAACCTGATCCGCTTCAAAAGGCGGAATATTCATTTCCCTTAATGACAGCCGTGTAGCAACAATGATCGCTGAGTGTGTGTACCTTGCAATGATCGAGTCTTCGAATGTCGAGATATTCTGAATTCGATTTGCAAGCTGACGCAGTACTTCATCACCGCCTTGGCGGCCATACAAATCAATAATATTTTGATATTCTCCCGGTTCAATAATATATAAATGCCCTTTCGACTGTTCAGCAGCAAAATCATTTAAAATGATTTTAAAGCGCTCATAATTATTTAATCCGGATGCAACATCGTGAAAAGCAAGACGACGAATTGCAGTTTTCTGATCAAAATACTTTAATGCGAGTGTAACGATTGGTGCAATTCGATTCATAAATTTTATTTCAATCGTTTTTGGCTCTGCCCGTTGTTCAAAGTACATTGTAAATAAGCCGATCGTTTTTCCTTCAGAATTTAAAATCGGCTGACTCCACATTGAAACTAAACGATACTTTTCAATAATTGGACGATATGCTTCATGATAATCCGACTGCTTTAAATCTTTAATGATGAGCGGTTTATTGATTTTCCTTTTGTCTCCGATATCCATTAACAGTACTTTTTCATCAAGCTTCTTCAGATCTTTCCACATTTCACCGTAAATATTAATCATCCGGTCATTTTCATCAACTAGTACGATGGAACAGTGGCATTTCTTTCCGAATGTTACTTCAACTGATCTGCAAATATTGCGTAATACATTTTCAAGCGGATGCCCTGTTTCCAGGCTAAAATAGACTTCACGTTCCAGCTCAATTAATGACTCGATGTTCATGGAGTCTGTTACATCTTTCATTATGATGACACAATATTGGAGCACTCCTTGCTGATTGAACATTGGTAAATGCCTGACTTCGTTCCAAAATGCATAGCCATCTTTTCGGTAATGAAAGGAAGATGTTTTAAACGTAAGTCCATTTTCAATACTTTCCTGAATCGAATTCTCATTTAACATATCAGTAAGAGGCCCTTGTAGTAATGACAGTGTTGACCCGATTATATCATCTTCATCGTATCCTGTTGTTTGCATAAAGATCTGGTTTACAAAGTCAATTGTATAACCATTATTCGGGTTGATAATTGCTACTGCCGTATCAATCTGCCTGGCCATCTGACATAACCAATCGTACATTCCTTCATCACTTACACTTAGATGGTCAAATTCGTTCATAGGCAAAGTCCTTCCTATATAGTTCTAACTAACTTAAATTATAACAAAACAGAGTAGGAATATCGACACTATTATTTACACATATTGCTAAGTATTTACGCTCGCGGAAAGCGTCCCGGAATGGAAAACAAATTTTTAACACACAGCAAAAAACTATTTTTCTCTCAGAGAAAAATAGTTTTTTTTTGGGTTATATTCTAGCTCTTAATTATTTTAAGAACATGAGCCTGGTGTACTATTTCGTACTTTCGATCCTGTTTCGCCTTTTAATACATCGCCGCCTGTAGAAGTAATGACTTCATCTGTGACATTATTCGCAATGGCATTTGATACTAATTGTAACAATTCATTTACTTCTGTCTGCGATTGTTTAAATTGTTGAACGACTGGTAATTCGTCAATTTCTGTTTCGATTCCTGTAATCTTACCTTCAATCATTTTCAGCGCTTTTTCTTTCCCTAAGTGCTGGAAGTTAACGGCCTGCTTTTGCAGTGCTTTCAATGAGGCAATCTTTTCGCGTACAAATTGGTTTTCGTTAATTTGTTCTTCCGCTTTTTTGAAAAATTCTACTTCTTCGGTATTCGCAATCATATGGGCAATTTCTTTTGCTTTTTCTACAATCTCATCTTTTGTATACAATTTTGTTGTCATCTTACGAACTCCCCCTCTTTTGTCAGTTCTTCTACAAACTCACCCATTAATGAGTAAGATTTTGCTTCTAAAATTTTTACATTCACAAGCTTACCAATATATTTTGGATCTGCCTTAAAGTTAACAAGACGGTTTTTGCGCGTATAGCCAGCTAACACATCATCGCGTCTTTTACTGCTGCCTTCAACTAAAACTTCAACTGTTTGACCTTCCAAGTCTTTGAGCGCTTTTGCAGAATACTCCCCGACAATCGCATTCAAACGGTGCAGACGATCTTTCTTTTCTTCCTCTGTTACATTATCGACCATTTTTGCAGCAGGTGTTCCTTCACGAGGCGAATAAATATACGTAAATGCCATATCAAAGCCGACTTGGCGATACAAATCAAGCGTTTCCTGGAATTGCTCTTCTGTTTCATTCGGATAGCCTACAATGATATCTGTTGTCAGTGTTACTCCCGGAATTGCCGCTTTAATCTTATCGACTAATTGCAGGAAATGCTCACGTGTATATTTACGTGCCATAATTTTTAAAATTTCGTTTGAACCCGACTGTACCGGTAAATGAATATGGTCGACGAGATTGCCGCCTTTTGCCAATACTTCGATTAAATGATCATCAAAGTCGCGCGGATGACTTGTTGTAAAGCGAATACGCGGAATATCGATTTTACGGAGTTCGTCCATTAAATCACCAAGTCGGTATTCGATATCATCAAAGTCTTTCCCGTATGCATTGACATTTTGGCCTAATAGCATAATTTCTTTATAGCCTTGTGCTGCCAGTTCACGTACTTCCTGAATAATTTCTTCAGGGCGACGAGAACGTTCCTTGCCTCGTGTATATGGAACGATACAATATGTACAGAACTTGTCGCAGCCGTACATAATATTCACCCAAGCTTTAATTGAACCAATACGTTTTTTCGGTAGGTTTTCGATGACATCGCCTTCTTTTGACCATACTTCGACAACCATTTCCTTAGACATATAAGCATCGTGTAAAATATTCGGTAATCGGTGGATATTATGTGTACCGAACACCATATCAACATGCTGATACTGTTTTAAAATTTTGTTCACGACAGATTCTTCTTGCGACATACATCCGCAAACACCGATCAGCATTTCCGGATTTTTACGTTTATATTTTAACAGGAAGCCCAGCTCACCGAATACTTTATTTTCCGCATTTTCACGGATTGCGCATGTGTTTAGTAAAACGACATCCGCTTCTTCAATCATTTCAGTCGGTGTATAGCCAAGCTGCATGAAAATACCAGCCATTACTTCAGTATCGTGCTCGTTCATTTGACAGCCGTATGTTCGAATATAAAACTTACGATCCTGTCCCATTCCTAAATATTTTTCTTCGATATCAAAATCTTTATGATACTTTACTTCTTCTTTACCGCGTTTTTTCGCGTCTTTTAGTGAAGGAGCCGTAAATACTTTCTCGAAATATTTACTATAGTCTTTTTCTTCTTTAGGTTGTTTAATCTGCTGACTAGCTAGTCGTTGTTCTTCATTCATCGACTACTTGCCCCCCTATCATTTATTACCTTTACTCATTTCATCATTATAGCGAACTGTTACTGGTTGTTACAAGCTAGTCGATAAATTGTTTGTAACTATTCAGGTCATTATCGCGTAAAATTGTAAAAAATGTGACACTCAATTTGATGACTTGTGCCCAGTTCATTTCATATTTCGCTTCGAATTGATGCTTCGGCAGGCGCAGAACATCTTGAAACAATCGTTTCGCTTCAATGTTTTGCTGCGCTAAATACGCTAAAAACGCCAAAAACAGCTTGTGGTCCTCCAGTTGCAGTGCTTTATCTTCCAGCAGTACATCTACGCGGCTTCCCGGGGAGTTGGCCCGTTCAAACAATTTATTCAATTCACTTTCCAGTTTTTCATTTTTATACTGCAAAAAATTTAAAATATCGGTCATCTTTTCTACCTCATTTTTAAAAAACATTTCAGTAAACTAACATCTAAAAATAAAAGGCAGAAAGATTGCTCTATCTGCCTTTTACAAAAATTATTTATTATCATCCATTTTCAGTACGGCCATGAATGCTTCCTGTGGAACCTCTACTGAACCTACTTGTTTCATACGTTTTTTACCAGCTTTTTGTTTTTCAAGTAATTTACGTTTACGTGAAATGTCACCGCCGTAACATTTTGCAAGTACGTTTTTACCCATTGATTTAATTGTCGAGCGGGCAATAATTTTTTGACCGATCGCTGCTTGCACCGGTACTTCGAATTGCTGACGTGGAATCAGCTCTTTTAATTTTTCCACAATTACTTTTCCGCGCTCATATGCAAAGTCTTTGTGTACGATGAAGCTTAATGCATCGACTTGTTCACCGTTCAATAGAATATCCATTTTGCTTAACTTAGAAGGCTGGTACCCGATTAATTCATAATCGAATGACGCATAGCCTTTCGTATTTGATTTTAAGAAATCAAAAAAGTCGTATACAATTTCCGCTAAAGGCATTTCATAAACGATTTTCACACGTGTGTCATCGATGTAATCCATGCCTGAGAAGTTACCGCGTTTTTTCTGGCACAGCTCCATAACAGCACCAACATAATCATTTGGTACCATAATTGTCGCCTTTACGTATGGCTCTTCAATGCGGTCGATTTTTTGCGGATCCGGCATCATTGACGGGTTATCCACTTTTAAAACCGAACCATCTGTTTTTGTTACTTCATAAATTACAGAAGGTGCAGTCGTGATTAAATCAATGTTGAATTCACGCTCAATACGTTCCTGGATAATCTCCATGTGCAGTAGCCCTAAGAATCCGCATCGGAAACCGAAACCTAATGCCTGAGAAGTTTCCGCCTCATATTGTAGTGCAGAGTCGTTTAATTCCAGTTTTTCAAGTGCTTCACGTAAGTCGTTGTATTTTGCTGTGTCAATTGGATAAAGACCGCAATATACCATCGGATTTAGTTTACGGTAACCTGGAAGCGGCTCTGTAGCAGCACGGCTGCCTGCGAAAGTTACCGTATCACCTACACGTGTATCCTGAACATTTTTAATTGATGCTGTTAAATAACCTACATCACCAACTGTCAATTCAGCTTGTGGTACTGATTTCGGTGTATGAATTCCTACTTCGATTACTTCGAATTCCGCACCTGTTGCCATCATTTTAATTGTATCGCCGGCTTTAACAGTACCATTTACAATACGGATTGAGATGATAACACCTTTATATGCATCATAAACAGAGTCGAAAATTAATGCTTGTAATGGAGCATCTGGATCACCTTGTGGAGCAGGTACTTTTTCAACAATCTGTTCCAAAATATCCTCGATTCCAATTCCTGCTTTTGCAGATGCAAGTACTGCTTCAGAAGCGTCCAGCCCAATTACATCTTCCACTTCGCCGCGAACACGTTCAGGGTCTGCAGCAGGCAAATCGATTTTGTTGATAACCGGTAGGATTTCCAAATCATTGTCCAATGCCAAATATACGTTAGCCAGCGTTTGCGCTTCAATTCCCTGTGCAGCATCGACTACTAAAATGGCACCTTCACATGCCGCTAATGAACGTGATACTTCATATGTGAAATCGACGTGACCCGGTGTGTCGATCAGATGGAAAGTATAGATCTCGCCATTTTTAGCATTATATTTTAATTGTACGGCATTTAATTTAATTGTAATTCCGCGTTCACGCTCCAGATCCATCGAATCCAGCAGCTGGGACTTCATTTCTCGTTGTGTAACAGTTTGCGTCTTTTCCAATAG is from Solibacillus isronensis and encodes:
- the cotE gene encoding outer spore coat protein CotE, whose product is MKRLRQIVTKAVIAKGKKRTECVETLCPPNAPTSILGCWVINHQYQAKRNGKFVEVTGKFDVNVWYAYNNHSKTAVHTETISYKDRVKLSFRDGDEVDSNDVKVRVLQAPNCIEAIITKQGDKIQVTVEREFLVEIIGETTVVINVHPLDYEDEWSFEESSQQPSSSSSSSSSSSSSSDSGGKDFGKDYDSSSFS
- a CDS encoding EAL domain-containing protein, translated to MNEFDHLSVSDEGMYDWLCQMARQIDTAVAIINPNNGYTIDFVNQIFMQTTGYDEDDIIGSTLSLLQGPLTDMLNENSIQESIENGLTFKTSSFHYRKDGYAFWNEVRHLPMFNQQGVLQYCVIIMKDVTDSMNIESLIELEREVYFSLETGHPLENVLRNICRSVEVTFGKKCHCSIVLVDENDRMINIYGEMWKDLKKLDEKVLLMDIGDKRKINKPLIIKDLKQSDYHEAYRPIIEKYRLVSMWSQPILNSEGKTIGLFTMYFEQRAEPKTIEIKFMNRIAPIVTLALKYFDQKTAIRRLAFHDVASGLNNYERFKIILNDFAAEQSKGHLYIIEPGEYQNIIDLYGRQGGDEVLRQLANRIQNISTFEDSIIARYTHSAIIVATRLSLREMNIPPFEADQVLSEPYYIDGKEVYLTLKIGTSSFSSSINYIEAVRQADNALSSALKVTGTVIKNFNMGLIESVEQEMNVLAHFTRGLKNSEFFPMLQPKVNLMTGEIESFEALARWNSADLGFVSPTLFIPVAENTGNIYKVDLEIFKKVLQWQKQRHDAGLKLYQVSINISPSHFYNPAFVESSIALIESYKIDPKFIKFEITESVELEDVLRAKKIIDELQQLGIETSIDDFGVGYSSLSYLQELPFKEIKIDKSFVDDLANPRMNAVIKTIIQLSDNLNMVSVAEGIETEEQHLELKRLGCQVGQGYYYYKPMPIKQINELLDNEIKISFSK
- a CDS encoding RicAFT regulatory complex protein RicA family protein is translated as MTTKLYTKDEIVEKAKEIAHMIANTEEVEFFKKAEEQINENQFVREKIASLKALQKQAVNFQHLGKEKALKMIEGKITGIETEIDELPVVQQFKQSQTEVNELLQLVSNAIANNVTDEVITSTGGDVLKGETGSKVRNSTPGSCS
- the miaB gene encoding tRNA (N6-isopentenyl adenosine(37)-C2)-methylthiotransferase MiaB; its protein translation is MNEEQRLASQQIKQPKEEKDYSKYFEKVFTAPSLKDAKKRGKEEVKYHKDFDIEEKYLGMGQDRKFYIRTYGCQMNEHDTEVMAGIFMQLGYTPTEMIEEADVVLLNTCAIRENAENKVFGELGFLLKYKRKNPEMLIGVCGCMSQEESVVNKILKQYQHVDMVFGTHNIHRLPNILHDAYMSKEMVVEVWSKEGDVIENLPKKRIGSIKAWVNIMYGCDKFCTYCIVPYTRGKERSRRPEEIIQEVRELAAQGYKEIMLLGQNVNAYGKDFDDIEYRLGDLMDELRKIDIPRIRFTTSHPRDFDDHLIEVLAKGGNLVDHIHLPVQSGSNEILKIMARKYTREHFLQLVDKIKAAIPGVTLTTDIIVGYPNETEEQFQETLDLYRQVGFDMAFTYIYSPREGTPAAKMVDNVTEEEKKDRLHRLNAIVGEYSAKALKDLEGQTVEVLVEGSSKRRDDVLAGYTRKNRLVNFKADPKYIGKLVNVKILEAKSYSLMGEFVEELTKEGEFVR